The DNA region GGCAACGAAAACTTCGCTTGGTTTTATAGTACGGCTATCTGTATTAATACCCGTAAACTGTGCCGTTATCTCAGTCTTTGATAACACTGGTTTAGCGGCTAAAACTTGAGCAAGTTGATTTAAAGTGCCACAACAAGGCATAGGTACGAGTTAGGAGGAGATTAAAAGTTAGGGAAATTCCCCTATTCTTCACTTTACAGCGATCTGTTGCTACGCAGTTATCAGGTTGTTTTTAATCAGGTTACTGAACATTGCGGACTTAGCTTGTGGATTCAACAGTAGTTGACTTTTCGCATCAATACTAAAGTCTTTCCCGGGAACGAAACCTTTGCTAATTAACTGCTTGTAAAAATGTACGAGGAATGTGTTTTGGATTTCTTGGTAGATATCAGTAGGGAGAAGCTGGTTTACAGTCCACAGTACCGACTTGGGATCAAACCAAAGTACACGCTCAATGCTAATGATGATTATCCCGGCGACTGCTTCGGTGGTGAGTTGGGCTTTGAGATGACTGATTAAATCCTTTCCTATCTGTGAATTTCGAGTCATCATTGCCATTGCTAATTTGGCAATTTGCCTTTCCAACTCTGTACAAGTCATACCCTAGGTTCCTTCTGTGGCGCAAATAACGGTTCAGACAAGTATATCTAAAGAAGGATAAAAATGTACCTTAGGGTGGATGAATTATTTTGTGACTGTTATGGAAATATGACCAAGTTACAAACGCTGACTCGCTGGCTTAACTCGACAGGCTGTGTGCTGTAACTGTTACCAAAACCTTAAAATATGATGCTGCTGATGTGTATCGGAAGTTGGAACGTCTCTTTCAATAAGTGCGATTACGGCTAAACCTATTCCAGAAGCAGCAATCAGCACCAATGCAGACGCAAGGTAGGCGTTTTTGAGTATCTCTAAAGCGGTTTCAAACAAAATATATGTCGTCATTACTTTTCACTCAACTTCAGGGGATAAATAGTGCTTACTTATTTCTCCACACTATTGCTGTTAGATTCCACAGAAAAATTACTAAATCCGGTTTCTTAACAATTCGTTACACCTGTAATTATACGGCTAAAAGCTTTTCTTTTCAAAAAAATTGTTTTTTCTGACAAGATTGCGGAGGATGTATTTAAATACACTGTTTATTACAGCTAGATGTGGTGGTGAATAAATTCACCACTAAACAAACGAAGTCCACCTGCATGGACTCCTTGTGGTATGTCTACCGCAAATGCTTCTTAGATTTTACGTAGATTGTAAGTTAAACGTGAACGAGGCATTTTTCTAACGTGGCAACAACTGATTGCGAGAGTGCAGAAAAATCATAACCTCCCTCTAAACCAAATACAATTCTACGAGTTAGCTGTAAACAATACTCTGTAAATTTGCCGTAATCTTGAGGCTGTAATGCAATTTCTGCTAGAGGATCAGCTGCGTTTGCATCGTATCCTGCACTAACAATCAGTAAATCAGGTTGAAAATTAGATAAAAATGGTATGACTTTTGCTTCAAACAAAGGCTGATACGTTTCCATAGTACTGCCAGGCGACACAGGTAAATTTAAAACGTTGTTGAATTTACCTTGCTCGGAGGCGTGTCCTGTACCAGGATAACAGGGAGATTGATGCAGCGAGCAAAAAGCAATCTGAGGATGATTTTCGACGATCGCTTGAGTACCATTACCATGATGCACGTCCCAGTCGAGAATAGCGACACGGTTGATATCAGGTTGTGCTAACGCATAGTGTGCGGCGATCGCCGCGTTTGAAAATAAACAAAATCCCATACCGCGATCGCTTTCAGCATGATGACCTGGAGGACGCGTAAGAACAAAAGCAGGATTTTGAGTCGCTGAGACACTATTGACGCCGTCTAGCCATGCACTGACTGCTAATAATGCTATATCGTAGCTGCGCGGTGAAACTGGTGTGTCTGGTTCTAGATAGCCGCCACCCGTATTAGCGATGTAACGAACGAGGTTAATATATTCTGCTGCGTGAATTTGTTCAACAAGTGCTAATGCTGGTGATTGTGTTACCGGAGTTGGCGATCGCCATTCTATTTGGTGGGCAAACTTTGATTGTTTGAGTGCGGTAGTGATCGCGCTTAAGCGTCCTGGTGTTTCTGGGTGGAATCGTCCAGTTTTATGGTCAAGGAACTCGTCAGAATAAATAACTGGCAGCATACAGCAAGCGGCAGTGGGATCTTCAATCAAATTGTATCCTTACTCATCGCGCTTCCAATCGCTTCTGTCTTCCATCGAGTCATCAATTGTAGGTGGAGTCATCGCCGGATTATTCATTACTTCTTCTGTAGATAACTGTTGCATAGCATCATCTATTGCTGGCGGATGCTTAATTTTGTCTAGCACTTCGGGTGATAAAACGTCTTCTGGTCGTTCGTTTTCTGCCATGAGAATTCTCTGAATTTACACACGCCTCAGTTTAGATTGCTCGGCTGGAAAGCACACACTATCTTCAGACTTAAATTTTTAGTTGGTGAATGAATGAGATTGCACTTATGCAATCTCGAACGAACTTGCGCCTAAGCAAACGTGGTACTTTTAGTGTGCGATCGTCAATGTTTGTATAGCCCCGACTTTAGTCGTAAGGCATTAGGAATGAGTTACTCCCCCAGCAATAGGGAAAATATGCTAGAATTGTATCATTATTTAACAAATATTCAGCAGTAAATTGGAATAATTTGGCGTTTTTCCATTTTAACGACTGATAATCTCAGATTTTTGGAGTTTTTCACCGTATGGCAAGCTCTCAGGATAGGATTATCCCGACTGATCTGCGTAATGAGATGTCGCGGTCTTACCTAGAATATGCGATGAGCGTTATTGTAGGTCGAGCGCTGCCAGATGCCAGGGATGGTCTGAAACCTGTGCATCGTCGCATTCTCTATGCAATGCACGAATTGGGCTTAACCGCAGACCGCCCTTTTCGGAAATGCGCCCGTGTCGTGGGGGAAGTTTTAGGTAAGTATCACCCACATGGTGATGGTTCGGTATATGACGCACTTGTGCGCATGGCACAGGATTTTTCCATGCGATTACCTCTCATTAATGGGCATGGAAATTTTGGTTCTGTAGACAACGATCCACCAGCAGCAATGCGATACACCGAGTGTCGCTTGCAAGCATTTACAGGTGATGCTCTACTACGAGATATTGAATCAGAAACAGTAGACTTTACCGATAACTTTGACGGTTCGCAACAAGAACCGATTGTATTACCCGCACGCGTTCCGCAACTTCTCCTCAATGGTGCCTCTGGAATCGCTGTTGGAATGGCGACGAATATTCCACCGCACAATCTAGGTGAGTTGATTGATGGATTAGTAGCGCTGATTCGCAATCCTGAAATTACAGATAACCAATTAATGCAATACATTCCTGGTCCTGATTTTCCCACAGGAGGACAGGTATTAGGAACAAGTGGCATTCGCGAAGCTTATACAACTGGGCGTGGTTCTATTACCATGCGTGGGGTAGCGAATATTGAAACAATCGAACAACGCGGACGCCCCGAACGCGAAGCAATTATTATTACTGAACTGCCGTATCAAACGAACAAAGCCGCGTTGATCGAACGGATCGCGGAAATGGTGAATGAAAAGCGACTAGAAGGTATTGCGGATATTCGCGATGAAAGCGATCGCGACGGTATGCGGATAGTCATTGAACTTAAAAACAATGCTTATCCTCGCGTTGTTCTCAATAACTTATACAAGCAAACGCCTTTACAAGCAAACTTTGGAGCCAATATGCTGGCTCTTGTCAATGGGGAACCGCAATTACTAACGCTCAAACAGTTCCTCAATGTCTTCTTAGACTTTCGCATCGATGCAATAAGTCGGAGAACGCGCCACGAACTGCGCAAAGCCGAGGAACGCGATCACCTGTTGCAAGGATTATTAATTGCCTTAGCCAACTTAGACGGAATTATTGAATTAATTCGTCATGCTGCTGATGCACCAACAGCGCGTCACGAACTTATAGAAAGATACGGTTTATCCGATGCTCAAGCAGATGCTATTTTGCAAATGCAACTGCGGCGACTGACAGCGCTAGAAGCCGAGAAAATTCGTCAAGAACACGAAGAATTACAACTTCAGATTGCCGATCTGCGCGACATTTTAGCACGACGCGAACGTGTCTTAGAAATTATTGAAACTGAAGTTACTCAAATTAAAACAACGCACGCGACACCGCGCCGGACAGTCATTGAACCGGATGAAGGTGAAATCGGCGATACTGACTTAATTGCGAACGAGAAAGCTTTAATTCTGGTGACAGAACAAGGTTACATCAAGCGAATGCCCATTGATGCTTTCGAGGCGCAAAGTCGAGCAACTCGCGGGAAAGCTGCAACACGGATGAAAGAAGACGACGGAATTGAGCATTTCTTGACGTGCTGCGACCACGATAGTGTTTTATTCTTTAGCGATCGTGGAGTTGTTTATTGCCTCAAAGCTTACCAAATTCCGCTTGGTTCGCGGACAAGTCGCGGTACTCCGATGGTACAAATGCTACCAATTCCCAAAGATGAAAAAATTACCTCTGTTGTCCCAGTCAGCGAATTTAGTAGTGACGAGTACCTCGTCATGCTGACACGAGGGGGCTACATCAAAAAAACTGAACTCAGCGCCTTTAGTAACATTCGAGCAAACGGCTTAATTGCCATCTCCTTAGAAGAAGGCGACCAATTGCGTTGGGTACGACGGGCACGTGTCGAAGATAGCATCATTATCGGTTCGCGCTACGGCATGGCGATTCATTTTAGAACCGACCACGAACAATTACGTCCGCTTGGTCGCGCAACACGCGGCGTAAGAGCGATGAAACTGCGTGACGGCGATGAACTGATTGGGATGGATATTCTACCGAGTTCGGTATTGGCAAACCTCAACAGTAGTGTTACCGCAGATACTGAAGCGGAAGACGTTGAAATCGAGGATGAAACCGAAGAAAATTCAGAATTGCTCGAAAACAATACTCAAGGACCGTGGGTGTTGATTGTAACGATGGGCGGCTACGGTAAGCGCGTACCTGTCACGCAGTTTAAACTGTACAATCGGGCAACTAAAGGTAAGATTGCGACCAAATTTAAATCCCGTAAAGGCTTTAAAGATCAACTCGCGGCATTACATATTGTCAACGAAGATGATGAACTGATGATAGTAACAAGTCGCGGGATTATTATCCGTCAAGCAGTGAAAGCTATATCACCGCAATCGCGTTCGGCTACTGGCGTGCGCGTTCAGCGTTTAGATGAAGATGATGCGATCGCCGCTGTTGCTTTGGTTCCACCTGATGTTAGCGACGCAACTGAAACAGAAAATTAAGAGCTAACAAATCAGCAAAATGCCGATTGTGAAAACAAAATTGAGTAAACAACACCAGAGGTGGACATTACCCGCCTTTGGTTTTCTTGCTTTATCTAGCGGTATTTTAATGGGGTTAACCGTCGCCCCTGTCGAAGCATGGTTTCTAGCGTGGATTGCGTTAGTTCCCTTGTGGGTAATCGTTGCATCTTCCACACCACGAAAAACCAAATTACTCTCTGCTTTGCTGTGGGGAAGCGGGTATCACGGTGTCGCTTTAGCTTGGATTACTGGCGTTCACCCGATGATGTGGATGGGAGTACCTTGGCTTGCTAGTATTGCGATCGCGCTGTTTTGCTGGGCTGCAATTACGCTGTGGGGCGCAGCCTTAGTAACGGCTTGGGCTGTCTGCATAACTGTTTTTAGTCGAGGTGTGGGAACATTCACCCGCGTTCTTATTGGTGTTGCGTTGTGGTGTGGTTTAGAGAGTTTATGGAGCTTAGGACCTTTATACTGGACTTCACTTTCTTATACTCAAAGCCCACATAACTTAATTATTCTCCATCTCGGTCAAATTTCTGGTTCCCTCACCGTCACAGCTACAATTGTTGCCGTAAATGGTTTACTTGCAGAAGCATGGATGAGATATGAGAGGTCAGAGGTCGGAGGTCGGGGATCGGGCAAGAATACAATTACACTACGACTTTTTGCTAGTAGCTGCCTACTTTTTGTGGCGTTGCATCTCGTTGGCTTTGGTTTATCTAGCCGTCCGTTGGTACAGCCCCCAGAAACTGCTTTAAAAGTAGGAATTATTCAAGGTAATATCCCCAATACAATTAAACTTTATTCTGAAGGCTTGCGGCGGGCGATCACGGGTTACACTGAAGGCTACATCACGCTAGCCGAACAAGGCGTTGAAGCAGTACTCACACCCGAAGGAGCTTTACCCTTTATGTGGAGTGAAGTGCTGCGTACTTCTCTCTACACTGCTGTACAAGAAAAAGGCGTTACCGCGTGGATTGGTGCATTTGGCGAACAAGGACAAAATTACACGAACAGCTTATTTACTCTGAGTAGAGATGGCACAGTCTTCAGTCGTTACGACAAAGTTAAATTAGTACCAATTGGCGAATATATTCCGTTTGAACAGGTTTTAGGCGGACTCGTTCGGCGCTTGTCTCCACTAGAAGCTAAGCAGGTAGCAGGTGCGCCCGATCAAGTATTTGATACACCCTTTGGACGTGCGATCGCGGTTATCTGTTACAGTTCTGCATTCCCTGAAGAAGTACGCTACCAAGCCGCAGCAGGCGGACAATTTATCCTCAGTGCAGCAAACAACGCTCACTACAGCCCTTCAATGCCAGCACAACATCATGCCCAAGATACAATGCGCGCCATCGAAACTGATCGGTGGGCAGTACGCGCGACAAACACAGGCTACTCAGGTATCGTCGATCCCCACGGTAGAACAGTGTGGATATCTGGTTTAAACACTTACGAACTACACGCCGAAACAATCTATCGGCGCACTACACAAACTTTATACGTCCGCTGGGGAGACTG from Chroogloeocystis siderophila 5.2 s.c.1 includes:
- the gyrA gene encoding DNA topoisomerase (ATP-hydrolyzing) subunit A, whose amino-acid sequence is MASSQDRIIPTDLRNEMSRSYLEYAMSVIVGRALPDARDGLKPVHRRILYAMHELGLTADRPFRKCARVVGEVLGKYHPHGDGSVYDALVRMAQDFSMRLPLINGHGNFGSVDNDPPAAMRYTECRLQAFTGDALLRDIESETVDFTDNFDGSQQEPIVLPARVPQLLLNGASGIAVGMATNIPPHNLGELIDGLVALIRNPEITDNQLMQYIPGPDFPTGGQVLGTSGIREAYTTGRGSITMRGVANIETIEQRGRPEREAIIITELPYQTNKAALIERIAEMVNEKRLEGIADIRDESDRDGMRIVIELKNNAYPRVVLNNLYKQTPLQANFGANMLALVNGEPQLLTLKQFLNVFLDFRIDAISRRTRHELRKAEERDHLLQGLLIALANLDGIIELIRHAADAPTARHELIERYGLSDAQADAILQMQLRRLTALEAEKIRQEHEELQLQIADLRDILARRERVLEIIETEVTQIKTTHATPRRTVIEPDEGEIGDTDLIANEKALILVTEQGYIKRMPIDAFEAQSRATRGKAATRMKEDDGIEHFLTCCDHDSVLFFSDRGVVYCLKAYQIPLGSRTSRGTPMVQMLPIPKDEKITSVVPVSEFSSDEYLVMLTRGGYIKKTELSAFSNIRANGLIAISLEEGDQLRWVRRARVEDSIIIGSRYGMAIHFRTDHEQLRPLGRATRGVRAMKLRDGDELIGMDILPSSVLANLNSSVTADTEAEDVEIEDETEENSELLENNTQGPWVLIVTMGGYGKRVPVTQFKLYNRATKGKIATKFKSRKGFKDQLAALHIVNEDDELMIVTSRGIIIRQAVKAISPQSRSATGVRVQRLDEDDAIAAVALVPPDVSDATETEN
- a CDS encoding histone deacetylase family protein: MLPVIYSDEFLDHKTGRFHPETPGRLSAITTALKQSKFAHQIEWRSPTPVTQSPALALVEQIHAAEYINLVRYIANTGGGYLEPDTPVSPRSYDIALLAVSAWLDGVNSVSATQNPAFVLTRPPGHHAESDRGMGFCLFSNAAIAAHYALAQPDINRVAILDWDVHHGNGTQAIVENHPQIAFCSLHQSPCYPGTGHASEQGKFNNVLNLPVSPGSTMETYQPLFEAKVIPFLSNFQPDLLIVSAGYDANAADPLAEIALQPQDYGKFTEYCLQLTRRIVFGLEGGYDFSALSQSVVATLEKCLVHV
- the lnt gene encoding apolipoprotein N-acyltransferase; the protein is MGLTVAPVEAWFLAWIALVPLWVIVASSTPRKTKLLSALLWGSGYHGVALAWITGVHPMMWMGVPWLASIAIALFCWAAITLWGAALVTAWAVCITVFSRGVGTFTRVLIGVALWCGLESLWSLGPLYWTSLSYTQSPHNLIILHLGQISGSLTVTATIVAVNGLLAEAWMRYERSEVGGRGSGKNTITLRLFASSCLLFVALHLVGFGLSSRPLVQPPETALKVGIIQGNIPNTIKLYSEGLRRAITGYTEGYITLAEQGVEAVLTPEGALPFMWSEVLRTSLYTAVQEKGVTAWIGAFGEQGQNYTNSLFTLSRDGTVFSRYDKVKLVPIGEYIPFEQVLGGLVRRLSPLEAKQVAGAPDQVFDTPFGRAIAVICYSSAFPEEVRYQAAAGGQFILSAANNAHYSPSMPAQHHAQDTMRAIETDRWAVRATNTGYSGIVDPHGRTVWISGLNTYELHAETIYRRTTQTLYVRWGDWLTPLLLGLAIISKLTSLPASKKINPLS